TGAAAACATAAAAACAGTTTGTTATATAAAAAATCTCCCAAAACGCTTCAATGTAGAAATTGGCGAATATACCTATTATAGCGATAATAAAAAGTCTCCAGAGAAATTTTATGATAATATAGAGCATCACTACGAATTTCTAGGGGATAAACTGATAATAGGCAAGTTCTGTGCAATTGCAGAGGGTGTTAAGTTTATTATGAATGGTGCAAATCATAGAATTGATGGAATTACAACCTATCCCTTTAATATCTTTGGCTGTGGTTGGGAGAAGGTAACTCCAACAATAGAGCAGTTACCATTCAAGGGTGATACAGTGATTGGAAATGATGTATGGATTGGACAGAATGTTACCATTATGCCGGGTATTAAAATTGGTGATGGTGCGATTATTGCTGCTAACTCAACAGTAGTAAAAAGTGTTGAACCATACACAATATATGGTGGGAATCCAGCTAAATTTATCAAAAAACGATTTAGTGATGAAAAGGTTGAATTCTTGCTAAAGCTCCAATGGTGGAACTGGGGCGAAGAGGAAATATTTAATAATCTTGAAATGTTAACATCCGAAGAAGGGCTAGAGCAATTAATGAAAAATCATTAGACACGGGGCATTTCTACCACGGCACAAAAGGGGACTTAAATCTGGGGGGGTTGCTGGAGCCTCGATTTAGTTCTAATTATGGCGAGCAAAAAAAGGCAAACTTCATCTTTAGCATAATAGCTTCGAGATTTATCGCTTATAAATTTTAATTTGAACGGAGGGGTTGCATGGTAAATAAAACAGATGCCATTGAGATAATAACATATGCTGAGGAAAATAAAATTAACATTTGGATAGATGGCGGTTGGGGAGTAGATGCATTATTAGAAGAAGAAACAAGAGTACACAACGATATTGATTTATTTGTGGAAGAAAGTAATGGAAGAAAGTTTATTGAAATATTAAAAGAAAAAGGTTTTGCTGAGGTTACCGAAGCATATACCACCACATCCCACACGGTTTGGAAGGATAGTAAAGGCAGGATAATTGATCTTCATATATTTAAATTCAACGAACAAGGATACATTGTTTTTGAAGGGGAAGCATATCCTCCAGAAGTGTTTAGCGGCATTGGGAAAATAGGCGATAAAACGGTAAGATGTATTGATGCTGAAAATCAAATATTATTTCACTTGGGCTATGAGTATGATGAAAATGATGTGCATGATGTAAAACTATTGTGTGAGAGATTTAATATTCCTGTTCCGAGTGAATACAAGTAACCAAGAGATTCTAATTTAAATAAGCAAAAATTTAAGTAACAAAGGAAAGCATGTGGTCTTCCCAACTAATGGAAAACATGCAATTGAAAAGTTAAGCATGAATTAGATTTCGTTTCTTAAGTCTCATAAGAGAATATTTTAAATAATAGCCGACTATACTGTGCACAGATTGTCGGATTGGTAAGCACATCCTTTGATAATATTGACGATGAAAGGAGGTTGTTTGATGGATTCGTTAAGTAGTATGAATAATGCAATGGTATACATTGAAGAGCACTTAACTGAGGATATTGATTATAGTGAAGTCTCTAAAATTGCTTACTGTTCAGAGTATCATTTTAAGCGGATGTTTTCTTTTTTATCAGGTATAAGCTTATCAGAATATATTCGGAGAAGAAGATTAACGCTGGCAGCACTTGATTTGAAAGATAAGGATTTGAGAATAATTGATGTAGCCGTAAAATATGGCTATAATTCGGCTGATTCATTTTCCCGTGCTTTTCATTCCCTGCATGGTATTCTCCCTTCTGAGGCAAGGAGTGAGAATACACAATTAAAAGCTTATCCTCGAATGACCTTTCAATTATCAATACAAGGAGGATGCGAAATGAACTATCGTATTGTTGAAAAAGAGGCATTTAAGTTAGTAGGATTTAAGAAGAGAGTTCCAGTTATTTTTAAAGGTGTTAATCCAGAGATTGCAAAAATGACTGAACTTTTAACCCCGGAGGTTATTAAACAATTAAAAGCAATTTCAAATGTAGAACCAACTGGTATTATTAGTGCTTCCACTAATTTCTCGGAAGGAAGAATGGAAGAAAGAGGAGAACTAGATCATTACATCGGTGTAGCAACTTCAAGTGATGAAACAGCAGAACTTGATGTATTAAAAATAGAAGCCAGTACCTGGGCAGTTTTCGAATCCATTGGACCCTTCCCGGAAACACTTCAAAATGTATGGGGAAGGATATACTCAGAGTGGTTTCCGTCTTCAGGGTATGAGGCAGTTGAAGGTCCTGAAATTTTGTGGAACGAGAGTCCAGACACTGGAAATCCAAAGTATCGAAGCGAAATCTGGATTCCAGTAAAGAAAAAAGACTATTAATTACATTAATGTTTATTATTGAGGGCCCTCCTAGCAAGAGTGCCCTTTTCATAAACGGTACGATTGGTGGATATGTTCCCGTCTACCGATAGTGCCAAAAACGCAGTGGATATGTTTCCGAGAACGGGCAGGTTCAAATGACATTCATTCTGTCCTCTCGAGCCATGTCGAGACGGTTGTTCTTTTGTCCAGAAAAATTCCTGATGACCAGATAGGTGTGGATTTGATCTAGGATGATCTGGACGCTACATCCGCCGAAAGCGAAAATGCTAGAGTACGCATCGGATCTCCATTTGCCGTGAAAAGGATTATATAAACCAGAAATTCGTAATATGAGAAGAAATAATAGTAGTTGAGTTGTTTTTGCGCGAAGCGCAAAAACAACTCAACTACCAGTTTTCTCTCTTTATTTGTCAAGTATGCCCATATTTTGAATCGCTGATATTGAACCGAACTTTGTTTTCTTTTCAAGAAGAACTACACTCAGCACCATGACATCCATCAGGAACTTGACACCGGTCATTTTCAATATCATTGCAAGCATAACGTTACCCCCAGTCACAGTCACAGCCCGTTACTGTTCCACATTCTGTTTTTCCTGCTCAGTTACATCGCCGAAATCTGTCTGCAAAAAATACTCGTTTTGGGGAATCAGCATCTGAAACTGCGTCACGGTATTAATGGAAATGGCGGCGTTTTCAATAGAACATTCCAGAAGGTGTCCGCCCATGGTATAGTCTTCCGACAAAAAGTGGAGATGGTACCCGGCAAGATTAATTCCGCTTAAATATTCGGGACACCAATATCCCACCAAGGTACCCGTAACGTCTTTGTATTCAAAAACAGTCTGTTCTTCCGTTACTTCGGACAAAAGGGGGTATGGTTCCGTCTGCGAGGGAACACTGCGCGCTTCTATGTACGAAAAGGTACCGTGAATTTCAATTGCGTAAATCTCGTTTTGACTTGGAAGCAGGCTGCCAATCGTCTCTTGGAGCTTGTTATAATCACTGACAGAGCTTACATCAGACTGAATATCGGTATTGAACTGCGTTATCATAGCAAAAGGGGTCGTCACCGACAGATCCGGTTGCACCACTTCGCCGCTGGATAATACCTGATAAACCGTACCGTCCAAAATAACCATTTCTCCGTCCAGCGCGTCAAAGGTGCCTATGCCGAAATCGCCGTGTTGGAGGAGCTCTTCAAGCGTTAATTCCCCGTCATATACGCCCTGCATCAGCGCGTCGAGCGTCGATACCTGATAGAGTATATCCTGCGCCCGTGTATTCCCCGTACAGCCTGTCAGTAAAGCGCACACGATAAAACACACCAGTAAAACTTTCACATATTTTTTCATCTGGTTTATCTCCTGTTTATCGATCGTATCATTTCGGTCATGGACGCGGGGCAAATCAGGACGATATTCAGCAGATCGTCAGAACGTCGGTACACCCCATAACCACAAAAATCCCTTTAGCTATATGCAGGATTGTTGCCGCGATACAGTCCTTTTTCTTCTGCTCAATCACTACTTTTGGACCATTGCCGCTGACCGCTGATCACGCTGGTTTGTATTCATACTGTCTCGGTAAACGAGAAAGCGGCAGACTAAAAATTCTGTTGCCATGTTGATTAGCATCGTGCCAAACAGGACAATATATTCATTCCAACCCACATTTGTCAGCGCCACGCCCCACCAGGTGGACAGCGGTGTAAAAATAGCATAATAGATGGCAATCTTCAGCATTGCCTTCGGCACATTCGTTGCAGATTTAAAAGTAAACTCACGGTTCAGCGTGAAATTCCAGAGCACTGAGAGCGTCAAAGCGATCAAGTAGCACGGCCAGTACGGCCAATGCAGCAATTCGTTCAACACCGTAAATGTCAGCGCCTGGACAATCCCGGCAGAAGCTGAAAACAATACAAATTTTATTACCTGTATCAGGTTCTCTTTCTTTGACACCTGCATATGTTTGCTCCATATTCCTGAACTGTACATTTTGGACGTTAGTCCAATTTTACACATGAAATAAGTCGATTTCAACAGAACAAAAATAATCGGTACACCCCGGGGCTCCTTCAAAAAAGTTATTTTCTGCTTAGCCTCCTCACCGATATGCGTTACATAAGACAACAGGTCTTTTGCAA
The sequence above is a segment of the Pseudobacteroides sp. genome. Coding sequences within it:
- a CDS encoding nucleotidyltransferase domain-containing protein, which produces MVNKTDAIEIITYAEENKINIWIDGGWGVDALLEEETRVHNDIDLFVEESNGRKFIEILKEKGFAEVTEAYTTTSHTVWKDSKGRIIDLHIFKFNEQGYIVFEGEAYPPEVFSGIGKIGDKTVRCIDAENQILFHLGYEYDENDVHDVKLLCERFNIPVPSEYK
- a CDS encoding GtrA family protein, which codes for AKDLLSYVTHIGEEAKQKITFLKEPRGVPIIFVLLKSTYFMCKIGLTSKMYSSGIWSKHMQVSKKENLIQVIKFVLFSASAGIVQALTFTVLNELLHWPYWPCYLIALTLSVLWNFTLNREFTFKSATNVPKAMLKIAIYYAIFTPLSTWWGVALTNVGWNEYIVLFGTMLINMATEFLVCRFLVYRDSMNTNQRDQRSAAMVQK
- the budA gene encoding acetolactate decarboxylase is translated as MKKYVKVLLVCFIVCALLTGCTGNTRAQDILYQVSTLDALMQGVYDGELTLEELLQHGDFGIGTFDALDGEMVILDGTVYQVLSSGEVVQPDLSVTTPFAMITQFNTDIQSDVSSVSDYNKLQETIGSLLPSQNEIYAIEIHGTFSYIEARSVPSQTEPYPLLSEVTEEQTVFEYKDVTGTLVGYWCPEYLSGINLAGYHLHFLSEDYTMGGHLLECSIENAAISINTVTQFQMLIPQNEYFLQTDFGDVTEQEKQNVEQ
- a CDS encoding AraC family transcriptional regulator gives rise to the protein MDSLSSMNNAMVYIEEHLTEDIDYSEVSKIAYCSEYHFKRMFSFLSGISLSEYIRRRRLTLAALDLKDKDLRIIDVAVKYGYNSADSFSRAFHSLHGILPSEARSENTQLKAYPRMTFQLSIQGGCEMNYRIVEKEAFKLVGFKKRVPVIFKGVNPEIAKMTELLTPEVIKQLKAISNVEPTGIISASTNFSEGRMEERGELDHYIGVATSSDETAELDVLKIEASTWAVFESIGPFPETLQNVWGRIYSEWFPSSGYEAVEGPEILWNESPDTGNPKYRSEIWIPVKKKDY
- a CDS encoding NAD(+)--rifampin ADP-ribosyltransferase, giving the protein MNEKSLDTGHFYHGTKGDLNLGGLLEPRFSSNYGEQKKANFIFSIIASRFIAYKF
- a CDS encoding Vat family streptogramin A O-acetyltransferase, whose product is MTGPDKKKLYPNENIKTVCYIKNLPKRFNVEIGEYTYYSDNKKSPEKFYDNIEHHYEFLGDKLIIGKFCAIAEGVKFIMNGANHRIDGITTYPFNIFGCGWEKVTPTIEQLPFKGDTVIGNDVWIGQNVTIMPGIKIGDGAIIAANSTVVKSVEPYTIYGGNPAKFIKKRFSDEKVEFLLKLQWWNWGEEEIFNNLEMLTSEEGLEQLMKNH